One Micromonospora craniellae genomic region harbors:
- a CDS encoding DUF981 family protein, whose translation MTVLRFWAQVRALPVAQATAVAQAASRSEAAGGGGTGTLAIATRADTTTITDVEQSGGFHPADHAPVFLMLGVILTGLGGAMSVTHPLTANPPVNILFGEPCLWLGVLLLGAGLHLSRSQHLSAGAIKAASPVVFGVGLILAFCAAAIARFELIGAAPVEEPITGLLHAYPVVENTFFVLLYALSAAGALAFPWLLSRAGDLAWTIMKWSWSIAGLGFLIFSALNFYTHIGMMVNLTRPDAAFRF comes from the coding sequence ATTACCGTCCTCCGATTCTGGGCGCAGGTCCGTGCGCTGCCCGTGGCACAAGCGACCGCCGTCGCGCAAGCCGCATCGCGTAGCGAGGCGGCTGGTGGCGGGGGAACAGGAACTCTTGCGATTGCCACCAGAGCCGACACCACGACGATCACGGACGTCGAGCAGAGCGGCGGCTTCCACCCCGCAGACCACGCTCCCGTCTTTCTGATGCTCGGCGTCATCCTGACTGGGCTTGGCGGTGCGATGTCGGTGACTCACCCTCTCACGGCCAACCCTCCAGTCAACATCCTCTTCGGCGAACCCTGCCTGTGGCTCGGCGTGCTGCTGCTCGGCGCGGGTCTGCACCTGTCGCGGAGCCAGCACCTCTCTGCCGGCGCGATCAAGGCCGCATCGCCGGTGGTGTTCGGTGTGGGCCTGATCCTGGCGTTCTGCGCGGCGGCCATCGCACGGTTCGAGCTGATAGGAGCGGCACCGGTGGAGGAACCGATCACCGGACTCCTGCATGCCTATCCCGTCGTCGAGAACACCTTCTTCGTCCTCCTCTACGCCCTGTCCGCCGCAGGTGCGCTCGCCTTTCCGTGGCTCCTCTCGCGTGCCGGTGACCTGGCGTGGACGATCATGAAATGGAGTTGGTCCATCGCCGGATTGGGCTTCCTCATCTTCAGCGCCCTGAACTTCTACACCCATATCGGGATGATGGTGAACCTGACTCGACCTGATGCCGCTTTCCGGTTCTGA
- a CDS encoding winged helix-turn-helix transcriptional regulator, which yields MNQKPVQAVLQLFNHRWTLEILAALTSGPQRFNSLQRVTGNINAKTHRDALQRLVKGQLVRPPSDGDGVHYALTTLGERALPALRAFAAGLSHAKPSRPRQRV from the coding sequence ATGAACCAAAAGCCCGTGCAGGCTGTTCTGCAATTATTCAACCACCGATGGACTCTGGAGATCCTCGCCGCGCTCACGTCCGGGCCACAGAGGTTCAACTCGCTCCAACGTGTGACCGGAAACATCAACGCCAAGACTCACCGGGACGCGCTGCAGCGCCTGGTAAAGGGACAACTCGTACGCCCCCCGTCCGACGGCGACGGAGTCCACTACGCACTGACCACGCTTGGTGAACGAGCACTTCCGGCTCTCAGGGCGTTCGCCGCCGGGCTTTCGCACGCAAAGCCTTCTCGACCACGCCAGCGTGTCTAG